Proteins co-encoded in one Spirosoma endbachense genomic window:
- a CDS encoding FixH family protein produces the protein MNWGKAIILTFVLFAGFIGTMIYQMCRQHIDLVRDDYYQTEIAYQQQINRIVHASQHEPVAMDYQADKQQLIFVLPTTLRKGEIHFYRPSDNRMDFSVHLPASHAGRQVISTARLARGYWRVQFTWSDGHRDYYTEQKLSL, from the coding sequence ATGAACTGGGGGAAAGCAATCATACTCACCTTTGTCCTGTTTGCCGGATTCATTGGCACGATGATTTACCAGATGTGCCGTCAGCACATCGATCTGGTACGGGATGATTATTATCAGACCGAAATTGCTTACCAGCAACAGATAAATCGAATTGTTCATGCCAGTCAGCACGAACCTGTTGCTATGGACTATCAGGCCGACAAACAACAGCTGATCTTTGTGCTGCCTACAACGCTCCGCAAGGGTGAAATTCATTTTTATCGTCCATCTGACAACCGGATGGATTTTAGCGTGCATCTTCCCGCCAGTCACGCTGGTCGGCAGGTTATTTCAACGGCCAGGCTGGCGCGGGGTTATTGGCGCGTGCAATTTACCTGGTCTGACGGGCATCGCGACTATTACACCGAACAGAAACTGTCTTTATAA
- the ccoG gene encoding cytochrome c oxidase accessory protein CcoG produces the protein MNTSVVPSSSNFRNELPTTDSAGGRRWLYPRSVTGRFTRWRTVVALVLLVALFAGPFVWVDGHPLFLFNVLERRFIFFGVSFWPQDFYLLAFGLVTFIVFVTLFTVVYGRVWCGWACPQTIFMEMVFRKIEVWIEGDYNARKRLDTSPWTGEKVAKKSLKHGVFLLISFAISNTFLAYLIGRDQWLTLITDNPNAHIGGLASIWLFTGVFYLVFAQLREIVCTTICPYGRLQGVLLDKNSLIVAYDFIRGEPRGKKVRGEERGVRSTAIQNTFYPLPIAKGDCIDCKLCVQVCPAGIDIRNGTQLECINCTLCVDACNEVMHKINRPLGLIRMDSQQGIEQGKPFRFTSRIMAYSGVLIVLLGILGFLLVSRPSLDVTILRAPGQLFQRETGKQVSNLYLVEIMNKTYRPIPVRFRLSRSDAKLIFVQPLSTVPAGELTKGMFFINLPEKSIRQNSTPLQVDVLVGNQVVKQLETTFLGPVH, from the coding sequence ATGAACACTAGCGTAGTACCTTCTTCATCCAATTTTCGCAATGAACTGCCAACGACCGATTCGGCAGGTGGTCGGCGGTGGTTATACCCTCGTAGTGTTACGGGTCGGTTTACCCGTTGGCGCACAGTGGTAGCACTGGTACTGCTGGTTGCGTTGTTTGCCGGGCCCTTCGTATGGGTGGATGGGCATCCACTGTTTCTATTCAACGTGCTTGAACGCCGGTTTATCTTTTTTGGTGTATCATTCTGGCCGCAGGATTTTTATCTGCTTGCTTTTGGGCTGGTTACTTTTATCGTATTTGTTACCCTCTTCACCGTTGTGTATGGACGGGTATGGTGCGGCTGGGCTTGTCCACAGACGATTTTTATGGAAATGGTTTTTCGTAAAATCGAAGTCTGGATCGAGGGCGACTATAACGCCCGCAAACGGCTCGATACCAGCCCCTGGACAGGCGAAAAAGTAGCTAAAAAAAGCCTGAAGCATGGTGTCTTTTTGCTGATTTCATTCGCTATCAGTAACACATTCCTGGCGTATCTCATTGGCCGTGACCAGTGGCTGACGCTTATTACTGATAACCCGAATGCACACATAGGCGGCCTTGCATCGATATGGCTATTCACGGGTGTTTTCTACCTTGTTTTTGCCCAGCTCCGTGAAATTGTCTGTACCACGATCTGCCCTTATGGACGATTACAGGGTGTTTTGCTGGATAAAAATTCGTTGATTGTTGCCTATGATTTCATTCGGGGTGAGCCGCGTGGAAAGAAGGTGCGGGGTGAGGAGCGGGGAGTCAGGAGCACAGCTATACAAAATACGTTTTACCCACTGCCAATCGCCAAAGGCGACTGCATCGACTGTAAACTGTGCGTACAGGTTTGCCCTGCCGGTATCGATATTCGCAACGGTACACAATTGGAGTGCATCAATTGTACCCTGTGTGTTGATGCCTGCAACGAGGTAATGCACAAGATCAATCGGCCACTCGGGCTGATCCGGATGGATTCGCAACAGGGTATTGAACAGGGTAAACCGTTTCGGTTCACAAGCCGGATAATGGCCTATAGCGGGGTACTTATCGTTTTACTGGGTATTCTGGGGTTTCTGCTCGTCAGTCGCCCATCGCTGGATGTGACAATACTTCGGGCACCGGGGCAACTGTTTCAGCGCGAAACCGGCAAACAAGTGTCGAACCTCTATCTGGTGGAGATTATGAACAAAACGTACCGGCCAATTCCCGTGCGTTTCCGACTCAGTCGGTCTGACGCTAAGCTGATTTTTGTTCAGCCTCTTTCCACCGTTCCGGCAGGCGAACTAACAAAGGGAATGTTCTTTATTAACCTGCCCGAAAAAAGTATCCGCCAAAACAGCACGCCACTTCAGGTTGACGTTTTAGTCGGCAATCAGGTCGTAAAACAACTGGAAACGACCTTTTTAGGGCCCGTCCATTGA
- a CDS encoding cbb3-type cytochrome c oxidase N-terminal domain-containing protein codes for MNLFILIDSGLLSLKPAQSIWAISSGQDLVMLILGVIVLVGMVLIGLVAFYLLLILKKALEPESVKKPVDTRSLWQRLSGLHALSQEKELVMEHAYDGIAELDNPTPPWFMWLFYSTIVFSVIYLFVFHVIGSGDIMAQEYTQEMAIADQQREEYIKKVAGSINENTVTLLKDAKGVESGKVLYTQYCVACHGANAEGKVGPNLTDAYWLHGGDVKAVFHTITEGVPEKGMISWKKQLNPLQVQQVASYILSLQGSNPAGAKEPQGEKIAGAVPVALRN; via the coding sequence ATGAACCTATTTATTTTAATCGATAGCGGTCTTCTTTCCCTAAAACCGGCTCAATCAATCTGGGCCATCTCGTCGGGTCAGGATTTAGTGATGCTCATCCTGGGCGTGATCGTGCTGGTTGGTATGGTATTAATTGGGCTGGTCGCATTCTATCTGTTGCTCATTCTCAAAAAAGCCCTAGAACCCGAATCTGTTAAGAAACCTGTCGATACCCGTTCGTTATGGCAACGCCTATCGGGCCTGCATGCACTGAGCCAGGAAAAAGAGCTGGTGATGGAGCATGCCTACGATGGCATTGCCGAACTCGACAATCCAACGCCACCCTGGTTTATGTGGCTGTTTTACAGCACAATTGTCTTTTCGGTGATCTACCTGTTCGTCTTTCATGTCATCGGATCGGGCGACATCATGGCGCAGGAGTACACGCAGGAAATGGCTATTGCCGACCAGCAACGGGAGGAATACATCAAGAAAGTGGCAGGTTCCATTAATGAAAATACTGTAACCCTGCTAAAAGATGCGAAGGGCGTTGAATCAGGAAAAGTGCTTTATACCCAATACTGCGTGGCCTGTCACGGAGCCAATGCCGAGGGTAAAGTCGGCCCGAACCTGACCGATGCGTACTGGCTGCATGGCGGTGACGTTAAGGCTGTTTTTCACACCATTACCGAGGGCGTACCCGAAAAGGGAATGATTTCCTGGAAAAAACAGCTTAATCCGCTTCAGGTACAACAGGTTGCCAGCTATATTCTGTCGCTGCAAGGGTCAAATCCGGCTGGCGCGAAAGAGCCGCAGGGTGAGAAAATAGCAGGTGCTGTACCGGTGGCACTACGTAATTGA
- the ccoN gene encoding cytochrome-c oxidase, cbb3-type subunit I produces MNVSQKPPTIISSDRSLLGQGTAPAVEYFNYDNRTVRNFAIATIIWGIVGMLVGVLIASQLFAPSANLGNQYTTFGRIRPLHTNAVIFAFVGNAIFMGVYYSLQRLCKARMFSDLLSKIHFWGWQAIIVAAAITLPLGLTTSHEYAELEWPIDIAITLIWVVFGINMFGTIIKRRERHLYVAIWFYIATFVTVAVLHIVNSYEMPVSLFKSYYVYAGVQDALVQWWYGHNAVAFFLTTPFLGLMYYFLPKMANRPIYSYKLSILHFWALIFIYIWAGPHHLLYTSLPDWAQSLGVVFSIMLIAPSWGGMINGLLTLRGAWDKVREDTILKFMVVAVTAYGMATFEGPMLALKNVNAIAHFTDWVVAHVHVGALGWNGFMTFAVLYWLIPRVYRTPLYSRKLMGVHFWIGTLGILFYAVPMYISGFTQGMMWKEFTPEGVLKYPNFLETTLQLIPMHKMRAVGGTFYLLGAILMAFNLFKTMAAGKLVANEPAEAPALVKAYVPTGSDTYWHRWFERKPIPLLIGSLIVILIGSLVELVPTFMVSSNVPTIASVQPYTALEVQGRDLYIKEGCVNCHSQMVRPFRSETERYGEYSKAGEFVYDHPFLWGSKRIGPDLHRIGGKYPNSWHYHHMRDPTSMSPGSIMPSYPWLLANKLDISNTSDKLKALQKVGVPYDDVTITYANEDLQKQAQQLSSQLANDGINVKSDREIVALIAYLQRLGTDIRKMEPSGK; encoded by the coding sequence ATGAATGTTTCGCAGAAACCGCCCACAATCATCTCGTCCGACCGGTCCCTTCTGGGGCAGGGAACTGCTCCTGCCGTGGAGTACTTCAACTACGATAACCGTACGGTTCGCAATTTTGCTATCGCTACGATTATCTGGGGAATCGTAGGTATGCTGGTGGGTGTACTGATTGCCAGCCAGTTATTTGCACCATCGGCCAACCTCGGCAACCAGTACACTACCTTCGGCCGGATTCGACCCCTGCATACGAACGCGGTCATTTTCGCCTTCGTCGGCAACGCCATTTTTATGGGCGTTTATTACTCGCTGCAGCGACTTTGCAAAGCCCGGATGTTCAGCGATTTGCTGAGTAAAATCCACTTCTGGGGCTGGCAAGCCATTATTGTGGCAGCTGCGATAACGCTGCCTCTGGGGTTGACTACCTCACACGAATACGCAGAACTTGAATGGCCAATCGACATTGCCATTACGCTGATCTGGGTTGTGTTCGGCATAAATATGTTCGGTACGATTATCAAACGTCGGGAGCGGCATCTTTACGTAGCTATCTGGTTTTACATTGCCACATTCGTAACCGTGGCCGTTCTGCATATTGTCAATTCGTATGAGATGCCGGTCAGTTTATTCAAAAGTTATTACGTCTATGCCGGAGTGCAGGATGCGCTCGTGCAGTGGTGGTACGGTCATAATGCGGTGGCATTCTTCCTGACAACGCCCTTTCTGGGTCTGATGTATTACTTTTTGCCCAAGATGGCCAACCGGCCTATTTACTCCTACAAATTATCAATTCTGCACTTCTGGGCGTTGATCTTTATCTACATCTGGGCGGGTCCACACCATTTACTATATACGTCTTTGCCCGACTGGGCGCAATCGCTGGGTGTTGTGTTCTCCATCATGCTCATTGCTCCGTCGTGGGGTGGTATGATCAACGGGCTGCTGACACTGCGCGGAGCCTGGGACAAGGTACGCGAAGATACCATCCTGAAATTCATGGTTGTGGCCGTTACCGCCTATGGTATGGCCACGTTTGAAGGGCCGATGCTTGCGCTCAAGAATGTAAATGCCATTGCCCACTTCACCGACTGGGTCGTTGCCCACGTGCACGTAGGTGCCTTAGGCTGGAATGGGTTTATGACGTTCGCTGTTCTGTACTGGCTCATTCCGCGCGTATATCGTACTCCGCTGTACTCCAGAAAACTGATGGGCGTTCACTTCTGGATCGGTACCCTGGGCATCTTGTTTTACGCCGTTCCCATGTACATATCCGGCTTCACGCAGGGGATGATGTGGAAAGAGTTTACACCCGAAGGTGTCCTGAAGTATCCCAATTTTCTGGAAACGACCCTACAGTTGATACCCATGCACAAGATGCGGGCAGTGGGTGGTACGTTCTATCTGTTAGGGGCAATACTGATGGCGTTTAACCTGTTTAAGACGATGGCCGCCGGAAAACTGGTTGCTAACGAACCCGCCGAAGCACCCGCTCTGGTGAAAGCCTATGTGCCAACCGGAAGCGATACCTACTGGCATCGCTGGTTTGAGCGGAAGCCTATTCCGTTGCTGATTGGTTCGCTGATCGTCATTCTGATTGGTTCGCTGGTCGAATTGGTACCAACATTTATGGTGAGTTCCAACGTGCCGACCATTGCGTCTGTGCAGCCCTATACCGCCCTCGAAGTACAGGGCCGCGACCTCTATATCAAGGAAGGCTGCGTCAATTGCCATAGCCAGATGGTCAGGCCGTTCCGCAGCGAAACAGAGCGCTATGGTGAGTACTCCAAAGCGGGTGAGTTTGTGTATGATCACCCGTTTTTGTGGGGAAGCAAGCGCATCGGGCCTGATCTTCACCGCATTGGTGGTAAATACCCCAACTCCTGGCATTATCACCACATGCGTGATCCGACGTCGATGTCGCCGGGGTCCATTATGCCATCATATCCGTGGCTGCTAGCGAATAAACTGGACATCTCGAATACGTCGGATAAACTAAAGGCCCTCCAAAAAGTAGGTGTTCCCTACGATGATGTAACCATTACCTACGCGAACGAAGACCTCCAGAAACAGGCTCAACAGCTAAGTAGTCAGTTGGCTAACGATGGTATCAACGTAAAATCCGACCGCGAGATCGTGGCCCTGATCGCTTACCTCCAGAGACTCGGAACGGATATCAGGAAAATGGAACCGTCAGGCAAATAA
- the ccoS gene encoding cbb3-type cytochrome oxidase assembly protein CcoS: MHIIFFMIGISLLMALGFLGAFLWSIRTGQQDDLYTPSMRILLDDNEPTATDTTV, encoded by the coding sequence ATGCACATTATCTTTTTTATGATTGGCATTAGCCTGCTGATGGCCCTGGGATTTCTCGGCGCTTTTCTGTGGTCGATACGAACGGGTCAGCAAGACGATTTATATACGCCCTCCATGCGCATACTACTTGATGACAATGAACCAACCGCTACGGATACGACCGTTTAA
- a CDS encoding acyl-CoA desaturase, with protein MIILAFFLAHWYLSVSMQTLFLHRYAAHQMFTMSKAWEKVFYVLTFIGQGSSFLSPRAYGIMHRLHHAHADTDQDPHSPEFSKNLFDMMWKTRIYYNDILNNRDTIPAKFKKGVPNWPWMEHFGDRWPVRLAWGTAYTLIYIQFATSPWLFLLLPVQFLMGPVHGAIINWYAHRYGYTNFKLDDTAKNLLPFDFLMMGESYHNNHHKYGGRANFGGFRWHEFDPAYPLLKVLNGLKIIKLRTGRDEAYM; from the coding sequence ATGATCATTCTCGCTTTCTTTCTGGCGCACTGGTATTTATCAGTGTCAATGCAAACCCTCTTTCTTCATCGCTACGCGGCCCATCAGATGTTCACCATGAGCAAAGCCTGGGAAAAAGTCTTTTACGTCCTGACATTCATCGGGCAGGGATCATCCTTTCTGAGTCCACGCGCTTACGGAATCATGCACCGCCTACACCATGCTCACGCCGATACGGACCAGGACCCGCATTCGCCGGAGTTTTCTAAAAATCTGTTCGATATGATGTGGAAGACCCGCATCTATTACAATGACATCCTGAATAATCGGGATACGATTCCGGCAAAGTTCAAGAAAGGAGTACCAAACTGGCCGTGGATGGAACACTTCGGCGATCGGTGGCCGGTTCGGTTGGCCTGGGGAACAGCTTACACCTTGATCTATATCCAGTTTGCAACATCGCCGTGGTTATTTCTTTTGTTACCCGTGCAGTTTCTGATGGGGCCAGTTCATGGAGCCATTATTAACTGGTATGCTCACCGCTACGGTTATACCAACTTCAAGCTGGATGACACCGCGAAGAATCTCTTACCGTTTGACTTTCTGATGATGGGCGAATCGTATCACAACAATCACCACAAATATGGTGGGCGGGCCAATTTCGGCGGATTCCGCTGGCACGAGTTCGATCCGGCCTATCCGCTGCTAAAGGTGCTGAATGGGCTTAAGATCATCAAGTTGCGCACAGGACGCGACGAAGCCTATATGTGA
- a CDS encoding MFS transporter, with amino-acid sequence MLTSSRINAQLLVVVFAQFAGTSLWFAGNAILPELQPLLKTAGLTSWITSSVQIGFIAGTLIYAVLAIPDRFRSTQVFLISVTLAAAVNLIWLVLPLKAETVLASRFMTGFFLAGVYPVGMKIAADRFRPVLGRAMGFLVGALVLGTAFPHLIRGLGSSLPYRTLIVSVSLLAISGGVLLAVVVPAKSVQASGNFFRFQALLSLWKPSAFRPAMLGYFGHMWELYTLWAFLPTLIGYYRQQHPDAAITTSLWAFGAIAAGAVGCVGGGYLALRIGSARVARYLLLTSGLCIALTPFLVAAPYYLFGLFLLVWGAAAAGDSPQFSTLVASHAAVDNRGSILTLVTCFGFLLTVVSIQLMAWLVTYLGISGGLFYVLLPGPALGLWAMRQMSRPDRL; translated from the coding sequence ATGCTCACCTCTTCCCGTATCAATGCTCAATTACTGGTCGTAGTATTCGCTCAATTTGCCGGCACTTCACTCTGGTTTGCCGGTAATGCCATTCTCCCTGAACTTCAACCCCTGCTAAAGACGGCGGGACTTACCAGCTGGATTACGTCGTCTGTCCAGATTGGATTTATCGCTGGCACACTGATCTACGCGGTCTTAGCCATACCCGATCGTTTTCGCTCAACCCAGGTCTTCCTCATCTCCGTAACGCTGGCGGCTGCGGTCAATTTGATCTGGCTTGTTCTCCCGCTAAAAGCGGAAACGGTTTTAGCCAGCCGATTCATGACGGGCTTCTTTCTGGCGGGTGTTTATCCAGTGGGCATGAAAATTGCTGCCGATCGATTCAGACCCGTTCTGGGGCGGGCGATGGGTTTTCTGGTCGGTGCGCTGGTATTGGGAACAGCCTTCCCGCACCTGATCCGGGGTTTAGGGAGTAGCTTACCGTATCGTACACTAATTGTATCGGTCAGTTTGCTGGCTATTAGCGGTGGCGTTTTGCTCGCGGTCGTTGTCCCCGCAAAATCCGTACAGGCCAGCGGCAATTTCTTCCGCTTCCAGGCATTGCTTTCGCTATGGAAGCCCTCGGCCTTTCGCCCGGCTATGCTGGGTTATTTTGGCCATATGTGGGAACTGTATACGCTTTGGGCTTTTCTGCCAACCCTGATTGGCTACTACAGACAGCAACATCCCGACGCAGCCATAACGACTTCGTTATGGGCGTTCGGGGCTATTGCTGCGGGAGCCGTGGGTTGTGTGGGTGGTGGCTATCTTGCCTTACGGATCGGTAGCGCACGAGTTGCCCGGTATTTACTGCTGACGTCGGGGCTTTGTATTGCCCTGACGCCGTTTCTGGTGGCTGCACCGTACTATCTGTTCGGGCTGTTTCTGCTTGTGTGGGGGGCGGCAGCCGCTGGTGACTCTCCGCAATTTTCAACGCTGGTTGCCAGTCATGCTGCGGTCGACAATCGGGGGAGTATTCTAACGCTCGTTACCTGCTTTGGTTTTCTATTGACGGTGGTATCCATCCAGCTGATGGCCTGGCTGGTCACTTATCTTGGTATATCGGGTGGGCTGTTTTATGTGCTGCTTCCCGGACCGGCATTAGGTCTTTGGGCGATGCGCCAAATGTCGCGGCCTGATCGTTTATAG
- a CDS encoding heavy metal translocating P-type ATPase gives MSTATIPSTSCYHCGNDCAGNNILVEDKRFCCEGCKTVYTILSQHQLCQYYTIESGEDGLRRGNMIKASNQSQSEQSRLVFLDHPDIIAQLLEFSNEAIAKVTFYIPTIHCSSCLWLLEHLYRIHPGIQQSRVDFLKKQVHFTYQPDKLTLRQLVELLSSIGYEPLISLNDVVKEQQQPSDRPLLYRLAVAGFCAGNIMLFSFPEYLGLNDPSFRQLFGILNILLALPVVIYSASGYFESVWKSLKKDIINIDFPILLGILVAFFRGTYEVLFLAGAGYFDSLTGLIFFLLCGKWFQQRTHDFLSFERDYKSYFPLAVTLLGRRAEQGMEGPIDKVAQQSPDTSFLTVNPISSVPEQIVLVSQLRKGDRIRIRNHELIPADGLLYKGKAMIDYSFVTGESEPEAKTPGALVYAGGKQLGEAIELEVVRDVSQSYLTQLWNNDAFRKGNSSRMLTFADIVGKYFTLMVIMVATLVGLYWYHEDPSRAINAFTAVLIIACPCALSLSYPFALGSGLRKLSQQKLYLKNAGVIEQMAACDTIVFDKTGTLTNTGQHDVQESFLQPLTAYERALIASLVRQSAHPLSRKLTAYLADSQSFSIDGFAEFSGHGVQGLVDGWFVKAGSRSFVNLDYNASTDTDDPAGATVHISIAQIYRGCFHFSSHYRAGIDTMLQNLRGPYRLYLLSGDTKAAQTQLKHWFPKAGQMHFNCRPQEKLAFIQHLQVRGRRVLMVGDGLNDAGALKQADVGMAVTDDTIQFTPASDAILEASSLNQLPDMLRYTRFGMRLIRFSFGISLLYNFVGLSYALTGSLSPVVAAILMPISSATMLAIATLGMRGYSRWKPTRMP, from the coding sequence ATGAGCACAGCAACGATTCCATCGACCAGTTGCTATCATTGTGGTAACGATTGTGCAGGAAATAACATACTAGTCGAAGACAAGCGCTTCTGTTGTGAAGGCTGCAAAACGGTGTATACTATTCTGAGCCAGCATCAGCTTTGCCAGTATTATACGATAGAATCTGGCGAAGATGGCCTTCGGCGAGGTAATATGATCAAAGCCAGTAATCAATCTCAATCAGAACAATCGCGACTTGTCTTTCTGGACCATCCGGATATCATAGCACAACTGCTGGAGTTCTCAAATGAGGCCATTGCCAAAGTTACATTTTACATTCCGACCATTCATTGCAGCTCATGCCTGTGGCTGCTTGAGCACCTCTATCGAATACATCCCGGCATTCAGCAGTCACGGGTGGATTTCCTGAAAAAACAGGTTCACTTTACCTACCAGCCCGATAAGCTAACGCTGCGCCAGCTTGTTGAACTGCTCAGCTCCATTGGGTACGAACCGCTGATCAGCCTCAATGATGTCGTTAAAGAGCAGCAACAGCCATCGGACCGGCCGCTATTATACCGACTGGCCGTTGCCGGATTTTGCGCGGGTAATATCATGCTGTTCAGTTTTCCTGAATACCTTGGCCTGAACGATCCATCGTTCAGGCAGTTGTTTGGTATTCTTAATATCCTGCTCGCTCTGCCGGTCGTAATCTACTCCGCGTCGGGCTATTTCGAATCCGTCTGGAAAAGCCTGAAGAAAGACATTATTAATATCGACTTTCCTATTTTACTGGGTATTCTGGTAGCTTTTTTTCGGGGCACCTACGAGGTTCTGTTTTTGGCGGGTGCGGGCTACTTCGATTCGCTGACAGGTTTGATCTTTTTCCTGTTATGTGGGAAGTGGTTTCAACAACGAACCCACGATTTTCTATCGTTCGAGCGCGATTATAAATCCTATTTTCCGCTTGCCGTGACACTACTTGGGCGAAGAGCGGAGCAGGGGATGGAGGGGCCAATTGATAAGGTTGCCCAGCAGTCACCAGATACCTCGTTTCTTACCGTAAACCCTATTTCTTCTGTTCCTGAGCAGATCGTACTCGTATCCCAGCTTCGCAAGGGCGACCGCATTCGCATACGTAATCACGAACTGATTCCAGCCGATGGTCTTCTTTACAAAGGCAAGGCCATGATCGATTATAGTTTCGTAACCGGCGAATCGGAACCAGAAGCGAAGACACCAGGCGCGTTAGTATACGCAGGCGGCAAGCAACTGGGTGAAGCCATCGAGCTGGAGGTTGTTCGCGATGTATCGCAAAGCTACTTAACCCAATTGTGGAATAACGATGCCTTCCGAAAAGGGAATTCATCCCGGATGCTCACTTTTGCTGACATCGTCGGAAAGTATTTTACCCTGATGGTCATTATGGTTGCCACGTTGGTCGGTCTGTACTGGTATCATGAAGATCCGTCGCGCGCCATCAATGCGTTTACGGCCGTACTTATCATCGCTTGCCCGTGTGCGCTTTCGTTATCGTATCCATTTGCCCTCGGCAGCGGGCTTCGTAAGCTGAGCCAACAGAAATTATACCTGAAAAACGCAGGCGTAATTGAGCAAATGGCTGCCTGCGACACGATCGTTTTTGATAAAACCGGTACACTGACCAATACGGGGCAACACGATGTTCAGGAGTCGTTTTTGCAACCATTAACGGCCTACGAACGAGCACTTATTGCCTCGTTGGTTCGTCAGTCGGCCCACCCGCTCAGTCGCAAACTGACGGCTTATCTGGCAGATAGTCAGTCATTTTCTATTGACGGATTTGCCGAATTTTCAGGACATGGTGTTCAGGGGCTCGTCGATGGCTGGTTTGTAAAGGCCGGATCGCGCTCCTTCGTCAATCTGGATTATAACGCATCGACTGATACGGATGATCCCGCTGGAGCAACGGTCCATATTTCTATTGCGCAGATATACCGGGGGTGTTTTCATTTTTCTTCTCACTATCGGGCAGGAATTGATACGATGCTACAGAATTTGCGCGGGCCATACCGGCTTTATCTGCTATCGGGCGATACTAAAGCCGCTCAGACGCAGTTAAAACATTGGTTTCCCAAAGCCGGGCAGATGCATTTCAATTGCCGTCCACAGGAGAAGTTAGCGTTTATTCAACATCTACAGGTCCGGGGACGGCGGGTATTGATGGTAGGCGATGGGTTGAACGATGCCGGAGCACTGAAACAGGCCGATGTTGGCATGGCCGTTACCGACGACACGATTCAGTTCACACCTGCCAGCGATGCCATTCTGGAAGCATCTTCGTTGAATCAACTGCCTGATATGCTGCGCTACACCCGTTTCGGAATGCGTCTGATCCGGTTCAGCTTTGGCATTTCACTCCTGTATAACTTCGTCGGTTTATCCTACGCGCTGACGGGCAGCTTATCGCCCGTGGTAGCCGCCATTCTCATGCCCATCAGTTCGGCTACCATGCTGGCGATTGCTACGTTGGGTATGCGGGGATATAGTCGATGGAAACCTACCAGAATGCCCTGA